The Chthoniobacterales bacterium genome includes the window GCGCTGTGTTCGGAGGCGCGGCTGGCTTTTGCGGGTTGGACGCCGGCGCCTGCGCGACAGTCTGCGGGGCGGCGGTAGGCAAGGGGCGCGAAGCTACGGATGACGCCGGTGGCTTAACCTCTGCAAATCCGGAACTTAGCGCTGCGACCGACAGCGCTACGAGACATAAGGGCCGTAACACGCGCTGTATGTAATAGGTCGGCCTCTCCGGGTCAAGATTATAAGAGGGGAATCGTGGCTGAAGTTACAAAGTTTTACAGCCGTTTTACAACTGTTTTACAACGCTTCCATGGCCACCATGGAAGCAGAGGTTGCTTCGAGCGCGTCGCGGCCAGGCACTTTTTAACTTTGTAACCCTCCTAACGTTTCACCGCGGCCAGTGCGGCGAGCAGCTTTTCATGGATGCCATCAAATCCGCCGTTGCTGAAAACCGCAACCACGTCCTTCTCTTTCACGAGCGGAACCAGTTTCTCGATAATGTGGGCCGCATCCGGTTCGTAGAAAGCCGGACGGCCCGCGGCGGCAATCGATTTCATCACCGCCTGAGGATCGAGCCGTTCTTTGGCAGGGATCTGTTCAAGGCGCGCGATCTGAGAAATGAAAACGCCATCGGCCAGCTTTAGCGCATCGGGCAGCTCCTCCTGAAAAATTGCGCGCCGCGTCGTGTTCGATCGGGGCTCGAACACCGCCCAGATTCGGGAGCCGGGATAACGATGCTGGAGCGCACGGATGGTCTCGCGGATCGCAGTGGGATGGTGCGCGAAATCGTCGATTACCTTGATCCCGCGCACTTCGCCGCGCAGCTCCTGCCGGCGCGCGATCCCCTTGAAGCTCTTGAGCGCCTTCCGGATGTTCGCCAGCGACACGCCGTAAAAGCGCGCGGCCGAGACGGCCATGGCCGCATTCCGCACATTAAACTCGCCGACGAGCGGCAGCTCGAATTTGTCTTCGCCGAGGATGAAGCTCGAGCCGTTCGCCGAATAAGAGGCTTCGCGGATTCGGCGGGCGCAATTGGCGGAGAACCCCACCTCCTCGATCTGCGCCAGCAAGGGCTGCAACTGGCGAGCCACGTCCACGCAGTTCGCGTCGTCGCCGTTCAACAGGATCATGCCGTTTTGCGGGACGATGTTGAAGAGGCGGCGGAAACTGAGCTTGATTTCGTCGAGGTTGTTAAAGATGTCCGCGTGATCGAACTCGATGTTGTTTACGATCAGTAATTCGGGCAGGTAGTGGACGAACTTCGAGCGCTTATCGAAGAAGGCCGTGTCGTATTCGTCGCCTTCGATCACGTAATATTTCGAGTCGTTGAGATGCGCGCCTTTCCCGAGATTTTTCGGGATGCCCCCGATGATGAAACCGGGATCGAGCTTCGCCACGCTGAGGATCCAGGCGAGGAGCGCGGTCGTGGTGGTCTTTCCGTGGGTGCCGGTGACGACAAGATTGTGCCGGCTCCGCAGGAACAGTTCTTTCAGGATCTCGGGAAGCGAGACGTAATAAAGCTTCCGATTCAGGACCGCTTCCACCTCCGGGTTGCCGCGTTTCATCGCGTTTCCGATGACGATCACTTCGGCGCCTTCCGGGATATTTTCCGGGCGAAACCCGGCGAACAAGGCGATGCCCTGACTCTCAAGAAAGGTCGACATCGGCGGGTAAACGTTCTCGTCGGAGCCGGTGACGATGAAGCCGCGTTCGCGCAAGGCCGCCGCCACAGCTCCCATCGCCGTGCCGCAAATCCCGATGAAATGAAAATTTCGTGCCCCTGAAATCACGCAAAGTCCTTTACGATGCGAGTGAGCGTTTGGCTACTGTTGATGCGTGGCCGCGGTAAGGCGTTCTGGCGTTGAAGCGTTTGAACCATTGCAGACTGTCGTCTGCTTCATCGCTTCAACCCTTCAACCTCCTCTCCATGAAATGCTTTTGTTGGCGAGGAAAAAGAAGAAGCGGTGAGGCTTGTCGGTGTTCGTGGGACTAGCTAGGGTTGCCCCCCGAATGGAACCCGACAGAAATCCTCCTCTTGAGCAGGGAGAAAACGATGTTTTCGCTTCCGACGATCCTGCCCTGCCGCCAGGTTCGCCACCTTTGTCGGTTCCATTTCGTCCCACCCTCCTGGAGCGGCAGCTGGATAAGTTGCGGGCCTTCTATAACGCGGCGCCGACGGAACCAACGGCGAGCGGGCGCTATTACCGAAAATTGCTGGCCACTTATTACCGCAACCTCGTTCCGCCCGGCGCGAGCGTCCTCG containing:
- the mpl gene encoding UDP-N-acetylmuramate:L-alanyl-gamma-D-glutamyl-meso-diaminopimelate ligase codes for the protein MISGARNFHFIGICGTAMGAVAAALRERGFIVTGSDENVYPPMSTFLESQGIALFAGFRPENIPEGAEVIVIGNAMKRGNPEVEAVLNRKLYYVSLPEILKELFLRSRHNLVVTGTHGKTTTTALLAWILSVAKLDPGFIIGGIPKNLGKGAHLNDSKYYVIEGDEYDTAFFDKRSKFVHYLPELLIVNNIEFDHADIFNNLDEIKLSFRRLFNIVPQNGMILLNGDDANCVDVARQLQPLLAQIEEVGFSANCARRIREASYSANGSSFILGEDKFELPLVGEFNVRNAAMAVSAARFYGVSLANIRKALKSFKGIARRQELRGEVRGIKVIDDFAHHPTAIRETIRALQHRYPGSRIWAVFEPRSNTTRRAIFQEELPDALKLADGVFISQIARLEQIPAKERLDPQAVMKSIAAAGRPAFYEPDAAHIIEKLVPLVKEKDVVAVFSNGGFDGIHEKLLAALAAVKR